The following are from one region of the Atribacteraceae bacterium genome:
- a CDS encoding LacI family DNA-binding transcriptional regulator, translated as MKVTIEDIAQRAGVSKSTVSNVLNNRKNKVGQKTWERVLGIAEDIGYVPRRNIRPNADRKTKRIALVLSEASSEAVQSGFLFPGFFSGVADTCNNWKYQLLITTAPDHQIQDYFFEELADHSQVDGFILPEIRRRDYRIKILKDRKIPTICVGKPESNQKRQIDWVDIDLENLVRETIERLIDRQLTPIAYLGLSRQLVKTSQEERGYILAHEKKGLMYQRELLVHCDRDAYRAKKLTLELLKHRPRIIYTGNEVLAMGCYEACLESGLSIPADIGVVSTIESKVAQCLKPSLAGIDRKSYELGLHAGDYLIKLIEGFLEETVHVYLASGISNGESLP; from the coding sequence ATGAAGGTAACCATTGAAGATATTGCCCAGCGAGCCGGGGTTTCCAAAAGTACTGTTTCCAACGTGCTCAATAACCGGAAAAACAAAGTCGGCCAAAAAACCTGGGAACGGGTTTTAGGAATTGCCGAAGATATCGGGTATGTCCCCCGAAGAAATATTCGGCCGAACGCCGACCGAAAAACCAAACGCATTGCCTTGGTCCTTTCCGAAGCCTCAAGTGAAGCAGTTCAATCCGGATTCTTGTTCCCGGGCTTTTTCAGCGGGGTGGCTGACACCTGTAATAATTGGAAATATCAGCTGCTTATAACCACGGCGCCCGATCATCAAATCCAGGATTATTTTTTCGAAGAACTCGCCGATCACAGTCAAGTTGACGGGTTCATTCTTCCGGAAATCAGGCGGCGGGATTACCGGATTAAAATTCTCAAGGATCGGAAAATTCCTACAATTTGTGTTGGAAAGCCCGAAAGCAATCAAAAACGGCAAATCGACTGGGTTGACATTGATTTGGAAAATCTGGTTCGTGAAACCATTGAGCGGCTTATCGATCGTCAACTGACACCGATCGCCTATCTGGGCTTGAGCCGTCAACTGGTCAAGACCAGCCAGGAAGAAAGAGGCTATATCCTGGCCCATGAGAAAAAAGGTTTAATGTATCAGCGAGAGCTCCTTGTGCATTGCGATCGTGACGCCTACCGGGCGAAAAAGCTCACCCTGGAACTTTTGAAGCACCGGCCCCGGATCATCTATACGGGAAACGAAGTCCTGGCCATGGGATGCTATGAGGCCTGCCTGGAGTCTGGACTATCCATCCCCGCCGACATCGGGGTCGTCAGCACAATCGAAAGCAAGGTGGCTCAATGCCTGAAACCGTCTCTCGCCGGTATCGACCGGAAATCCTATGAGCTTGGATTACACGCCGGAGATTATCTGATCAAATTGATCGAAGGCTTTCTGGAAGAGACGGTCCATGTGTATCTGGCCTCGGGGATATCCAACGGCGAGTCACTCCCGTGA
- a CDS encoding SIS domain-containing protein — MDQLYREIQEQPDVFGRIRDQYINEDFFRYWNKEVFGKIILTGMGSSLFAAYPCYLRLLERGFPVNWIDASELLHYGLDGLREDDTLLFFSQSGESYELLKIVESLPKKRPRLIGVTAHPNSALGGSCDEIIDIMSGPERAITSTKTHSSMVAVANLWAMALVGEKQRFLDSALAFDLLVQEADRVIQSAPEWARRTLRNLEFTRGTQTKAIIARGPALSSAWHGCLCFYECAKEPFMSFTGGQFRHGPLELAFKPMLAIVLALPGKTNGIMCALASELLEKKCGVLLIGQCDTKAGLAHEVLSLRFPDEYFGPLLSIIPLELLSYYLAEEKGIEPGTAYLISKTTSRE, encoded by the coding sequence ATGGATCAGCTCTATCGGGAAATTCAGGAACAACCGGATGTCTTTGGGAGAATACGCGATCAGTATATAAATGAAGACTTTTTCAGGTATTGGAACAAGGAAGTGTTCGGAAAAATCATTCTCACCGGTATGGGGAGTTCACTTTTCGCTGCTTATCCCTGTTACTTGCGCCTTCTGGAAAGAGGGTTCCCGGTCAATTGGATCGATGCGTCGGAACTCCTCCATTATGGTTTGGATGGGTTGCGGGAGGATGACACGCTACTGTTTTTTTCACAGTCCGGAGAATCATATGAGCTTCTGAAAATTGTGGAGTCGCTACCGAAAAAACGGCCGAGACTGATCGGGGTGACCGCACATCCAAATAGCGCACTGGGCGGTTCCTGCGATGAAATCATCGATATCATGAGCGGTCCGGAACGGGCGATTACATCCACCAAGACACATTCCTCGATGGTTGCTGTGGCCAACTTGTGGGCCATGGCTCTCGTTGGCGAAAAACAGCGTTTTCTTGATTCTGCACTGGCTTTTGACCTCCTGGTTCAGGAGGCGGATAGGGTGATTCAGAGTGCGCCTGAATGGGCGAGGAGGACCTTGCGAAATCTCGAGTTTACCCGGGGTACGCAGACTAAGGCAATCATCGCCCGGGGACCGGCCTTGAGCTCGGCATGGCATGGTTGTTTGTGTTTTTACGAATGCGCCAAAGAACCATTTATGAGCTTTACCGGAGGCCAGTTTCGCCACGGACCCTTGGAACTTGCTTTCAAGCCGATGTTGGCTATCGTCCTGGCTCTTCCTGGGAAAACCAACGGTATTATGTGCGCACTGGCTTCCGAATTATTGGAAAAAAAGTGCGGCGTACTTCTCATCGGCCAGTGCGATACAAAAGCAGGACTAGCTCATGAAGTTCTTTCCCTGCGCTTCCCCGATGAGTATTTTGGACCGCTCCTGTCCATTATACCCCTGGAGCTTTTGTCGTATTATCTGGCGGAAGAGAAAGGCATTGAACCGGGTACGGCTTATTTAATCAGCAAAACGACCTCACGGGAGTGA